In one Gossypium hirsutum isolate 1008001.06 chromosome D09, Gossypium_hirsutum_v2.1, whole genome shotgun sequence genomic region, the following are encoded:
- the LOC107891675 gene encoding L10-interacting MYB domain-containing protein isoform X2 has product MSTSAVEVSGDKVKAMWDKRLTEIFCDICIKEILKGNRPGTHFTREGWLKIMTNFEKETGKGFSQRQLKNRWDALKKEWKAWKKLKGEDTGLWWNPIKRTVDASDDWWESRLQVVPEAQKFRTSGIDLEFEGKLNQMFMGIVATGDKAWAPSSGILRSDFFEDVTNEIPEENEEENMRNDVHISNDVQIDGNGQKRKNPETSSSHFKTGRKKSSKQIGGAARLSSQIEKLCNAADNMSQATSSLTPVMDPYGIPQAVKVLDSMSEEVPEASPLYFFALKLLLNKDKRIMFLSINPNIRALWLKSEMEDS; this is encoded by the exons ATGAGTACTTCGGCGGTTGAAGTTAGTGGTGACAAGGTGAAAGCAATGTGGGATAAGAGATTGACAGAAATATTTTGTGATATTTGTATTAAAGAGATATTGAAAGGCAATAGGCCTGGTACTCATTTTACGAGAGAAGGATGGTTGAAAATAATGACCAACTTTGAGAAAGAAACGGGAAAGGGTTTTTCACAAAGACAACTTAAAAATAGGTGGGATGCCCTAAAAAAAGAATGGAAAGCTTGGAAGAAACTTAAAGGCGAAGATACTGGTTTATGGTGGAATCCTATAAAAAGAACGGTTGATGCATCGGATGATTGGTGGGAGAGTAGGCTACAG GTTGTGCCTGAAGCTCAAAAATTTCGAACTTCGGGCATTGATCTCGAATTTGAAGGGAAGTTAAATCAAATGTTCATGGGGATAGTTGCAACAGGAGATAAAGCATGGGCACCTTCTTCTGGTATACTCCGGAGTGATTTTTTTGAGGATGTTACCAACGAAAtacctgaagagaatgaagaaGAGAATATGAGAAATGATGTTCAC atttcaaatgatgTTCAAATTGATGGGAAcggccaaaaaagaaaaaacccggAGACATCAAGTTCACATTTTAAAACTGGAAGAAAGAAATCCTCAAAGCAAATTGGAGGGGCTGCTAGATTGTCCagtcaaatagaaaaattatgcaaTGCAGCTGACAATATGAGTCAAGCCACATCTAGTTTGACTCCTGTTATGGATCCATATGGTATTCCGCAAGCAGTCAAAGTGCTTGACAGCATGTCGGAGGAAGTTCCAGAAGCTAGTCCGCTATACTTTTTCGCACTTAAATTATTGCTCAATAAGGACAAGCgaattatgtttttatcaattaatcccaATATTAGAGCTTTGTGGCTTAAGTCGGAAATGGAGGATAGTTGA
- the LOC107891675 gene encoding L10-interacting MYB domain-containing protein isoform X1 gives MSTSAVEVSGDKVKAMWDKRLTEIFCDICIKEILKGNRPGTHFTREGWLKIMTNFEKETGKGFSQRQLKNRWDALKKEWKAWKKLKGEDTGLWWNPIKRTVDASDDWWESRLQVVPEAQKFRTSGIDLEFEGKLNQMFMGIVATGDKAWAPSSGILRSDFFEDVTNEIPEENEEENMRNDVHILNDVNISNDVHISNDVQIDGNGQKRKNPETSSSHFKTGRKKSSKQIGGAARLSSQIEKLCNAADNMSQATSSLTPVMDPYGIPQAVKVLDSMSEEVPEASPLYFFALKLLLNKDKRIMFLSINPNIRALWLKSEMEDS, from the exons ATGAGTACTTCGGCGGTTGAAGTTAGTGGTGACAAGGTGAAAGCAATGTGGGATAAGAGATTGACAGAAATATTTTGTGATATTTGTATTAAAGAGATATTGAAAGGCAATAGGCCTGGTACTCATTTTACGAGAGAAGGATGGTTGAAAATAATGACCAACTTTGAGAAAGAAACGGGAAAGGGTTTTTCACAAAGACAACTTAAAAATAGGTGGGATGCCCTAAAAAAAGAATGGAAAGCTTGGAAGAAACTTAAAGGCGAAGATACTGGTTTATGGTGGAATCCTATAAAAAGAACGGTTGATGCATCGGATGATTGGTGGGAGAGTAGGCTACAG GTTGTGCCTGAAGCTCAAAAATTTCGAACTTCGGGCATTGATCTCGAATTTGAAGGGAAGTTAAATCAAATGTTCATGGGGATAGTTGCAACAGGAGATAAAGCATGGGCACCTTCTTCTGGTATACTCCGGAGTGATTTTTTTGAGGATGTTACCAACGAAAtacctgaagagaatgaagaaGAGAATATGAGAAATGATGTTCACATTTTGAATGATGTGAATATTTCAAATGatgttcacatttcaaatgatgTTCAAATTGATGGGAAcggccaaaaaagaaaaaacccggAGACATCAAGTTCACATTTTAAAACTGGAAGAAAGAAATCCTCAAAGCAAATTGGAGGGGCTGCTAGATTGTCCagtcaaatagaaaaattatgcaaTGCAGCTGACAATATGAGTCAAGCCACATCTAGTTTGACTCCTGTTATGGATCCATATGGTATTCCGCAAGCAGTCAAAGTGCTTGACAGCATGTCGGAGGAAGTTCCAGAAGCTAGTCCGCTATACTTTTTCGCACTTAAATTATTGCTCAATAAGGACAAGCgaattatgtttttatcaattaatcccaATATTAGAGCTTTGTGGCTTAAGTCGGAAATGGAGGATAGTTGA
- the LOC107891674 gene encoding uncharacterized protein, with the protein MAASAMATGTPKLRFSASNHGRLNPASKLKGSVKFLIDANNSPSSATSFQRSFPIRAFDSQTDEETPAFDEPNAAFIPQEDLSYVLKLGGGSMVGAAIIKYGSILFPEITRPNIVQALIMISAPVVIAVLLLIKQSHVKQ; encoded by the exons aTGGCAGCTTCCGCCATGGCAACCGGAACCCCCAAGCTCCGCTTCTCTGCCTCAAATCATGGCCGACTTAATCCCGCTTCAAAGCTAAAGGGCTCCGTAAAGTTCCTCATCGACGCCAACAACAGCCCCTCCTCAGCTACTTCCTTTCAACGCTCATTCCCCATTCGCGCCTTCGACTCCCAAACTGATGAAGAAACTCCAGCATTCGATGAACCCAATGCTGCCTTCATCCCTCAG GAAGATTTGAGTTATGTATTGAAATTAGGAGGTGGTTCAATGGTGGGTGCGGCCATAATTAAGTATGGAAGCATTCTTTTCCCTGAGATTACCAGACCAAATATCGTACAGGCTTTGATAATGATTTCAGCACCCGTTGTTATTGCTGTTTTGTTGTTGATCAAGCAAAGTCATGTTAAGCAATGA